In Streptomyces alboniger, the following are encoded in one genomic region:
- a CDS encoding DUF6766 family protein → MTRDRSFLRDNGLTLVFGAGFLLSLAGQAIAGHADFNNQLIAEDLQPLSFGGYLLSSDFAVDVTENWQSEYLQFFLYIFGTVWLLQRGSPESKQLHKAGPESDAEQKTGKYAKPDSPRWASAGGSRQVWYSRSLGTLMCTLFLLSWLAQSVTGVAAYNEQHLRELQAPISWFEYLGAADFWARTLQNWQSELLAVGSMAIFSVYLRQRGSPESKPVGSSHEATGVEG, encoded by the coding sequence GTGACCCGGGACCGGAGCTTTCTGCGCGACAACGGCCTGACGCTGGTGTTCGGCGCGGGCTTCCTCCTCTCCCTGGCCGGACAGGCGATCGCCGGGCACGCGGACTTCAACAACCAGCTGATCGCCGAGGACCTACAGCCGCTGAGCTTCGGCGGCTACCTGCTCAGCTCCGACTTCGCCGTGGACGTGACGGAGAACTGGCAGTCCGAGTACCTCCAGTTCTTCCTCTACATCTTCGGCACGGTCTGGCTGCTCCAGCGCGGTTCCCCCGAGTCCAAGCAACTCCACAAGGCGGGACCGGAGTCGGACGCGGAACAGAAGACCGGAAAGTACGCGAAGCCGGATTCGCCGCGCTGGGCGTCCGCCGGAGGGTCGCGTCAGGTCTGGTACTCCCGCTCGCTCGGCACCCTCATGTGCACCCTGTTCCTGCTCTCCTGGCTGGCGCAGTCCGTGACCGGCGTAGCCGCGTACAACGAACAGCACCTGCGTGAACTCCAGGCGCCCATCAGCTGGTTCGAGTACCTGGGCGCCGCCGACTTCTGGGCCCGCACCCTCCAGAACTGGCAGTCCGAGCTGCTCGCCGTCGGGTCGATGGCCATCTTCTCCGTCTATCTGCGCCAGCGCGGCTCACCCGAGTCGAAGCCGGTGGGCTCCTCTCACGAGGCGACCGGCGTCGAGGGCTGA
- a CDS encoding iron-containing redox enzyme family protein — MTAPVESRLHSPELPACRGELSCGVVAALLRDEPIAALAQGVASADPYGEDLQLALYVLYELHYQGFRGVADEREWDPELLGLRHALEQRFLSALRADVPSGASAEQALAALLVEPVGHDDTSVSHHLQRDGELWQLREYAALRSLYHLKEADPHAWVIPRLHGRAKAAMVAIEFDEFGAGRAEEIHARLFADLMADLGLETAYGHYADAAPAEALAPVNLMSLFGLHRALRGALVGHFASVEVTSSPGSRRLAAALRRTGAGPAAQRFYDEHVEADAVHEQVVRRDVVGGLLAAEPALDADVAFGVEATGFLEDRLGTRLLAAWRQGRSALREPLAPQPSTQPSTPVAS, encoded by the coding sequence ATGACGGCCCCCGTCGAATCACGCCTGCACAGCCCCGAACTCCCCGCATGCCGCGGTGAGCTGTCCTGCGGCGTGGTCGCCGCGCTGCTGCGCGACGAGCCCATCGCGGCTCTCGCGCAGGGGGTGGCGAGCGCGGACCCGTACGGCGAAGACCTCCAGCTCGCTCTCTACGTCCTGTACGAACTCCACTACCAGGGCTTTCGAGGTGTGGCCGACGAACGGGAGTGGGACCCGGAACTGCTGGGCCTGCGGCACGCCTTGGAGCAGCGGTTCCTGAGCGCCCTGCGGGCCGACGTGCCTTCGGGCGCGAGCGCCGAACAGGCACTGGCCGCGCTGCTGGTGGAGCCCGTCGGGCACGACGATACGAGCGTCAGCCACCACCTCCAGCGCGACGGGGAGCTGTGGCAGCTCAGGGAGTACGCGGCACTGCGCTCCCTCTACCACCTCAAGGAGGCCGACCCGCACGCGTGGGTCATCCCGCGGCTGCACGGCCGGGCCAAGGCGGCGATGGTGGCCATCGAGTTCGACGAGTTCGGTGCCGGACGGGCCGAGGAGATCCACGCCCGCCTTTTCGCCGACCTCATGGCGGACCTGGGTCTTGAGACGGCCTACGGCCACTACGCCGACGCGGCCCCCGCCGAGGCCCTCGCCCCCGTCAACCTCATGTCGCTGTTCGGTCTGCACCGCGCGCTCCGCGGCGCGCTGGTCGGCCACTTCGCGTCCGTGGAGGTGACCTCGTCGCCCGGCTCGCGCCGGCTCGCTGCGGCGCTGCGCCGTACCGGCGCGGGACCCGCCGCCCAGCGGTTCTACGACGAACACGTGGAGGCGGACGCCGTGCACGAGCAGGTGGTGCGCCGGGATGTCGTCGGCGGGCTCCTGGCCGCCGAGCCGGCGCTCGACGCCGATGTGGCCTTCGGCGTCGAGGCCACCGGGTTCCTGGAGGACCGCCTCGGAACACGGCTGCTGGCCGCCTGGCGGCAGGGCCGCAGTGCGCTGCGCGAGCCCTTGGCCCCTCAGCCATCGACTCAGCCCTCGACGCCGGTCGCCTCGTGA
- a CDS encoding CDGSH iron-sulfur domain-containing protein — MPYSADRPRRVTVDPDGPLLVEGPVEVVGDDGTVFASRRFTVAICTCRRSRTYPWCDTSHRRRVRPDGGRTRTTDSRETDPTS; from the coding sequence GTGCCGTACTCCGCTGACCGTCCCCGCCGCGTCACGGTCGACCCCGACGGGCCCCTGCTGGTGGAAGGCCCGGTCGAGGTGGTCGGCGACGACGGCACCGTCTTCGCTTCGCGGCGCTTCACGGTCGCGATCTGCACCTGCCGCCGCAGCCGTACGTATCCGTGGTGCGACACCAGCCACCGCCGCCGGGTCAGGCCCGACGGCGGGCGTACGCGCACCACGGACTCCCGCGAAACGGACCCCACCTCATGA
- a CDS encoding HemK2/MTQ2 family protein methyltransferase codes for MTTQTRTSTPPPVRPAHLLALPGVYAPQHDTELLTRALHREAIGPGTSVLDLGTGTGALAVAAARRGARVAAVDISWRAVLTARLNARLAGQSVTVRHGDLAAAAPKGPYDLVVSNPPYVPSPSPLLPRRGAARAWDGGPAGRAVVDRVCDAAPQALRPGGVLLMVHSALCGVDATLGRLTWLGLDAKVTDRRFIPFGPVLRSRRAWLRRRNLLGDDDTHEELVVIRAVLR; via the coding sequence ATGACCACGCAGACGCGGACGTCGACACCGCCGCCGGTCCGCCCGGCCCATCTGCTCGCCCTGCCGGGCGTCTACGCCCCGCAGCACGACACCGAACTCCTGACCCGCGCCCTGCACCGCGAGGCCATCGGCCCCGGCACGTCGGTCCTGGACCTCGGGACCGGCACGGGAGCGCTGGCCGTCGCGGCGGCGCGGCGCGGGGCCCGGGTGGCGGCCGTGGACATCTCCTGGCGGGCCGTGCTGACCGCCCGCCTCAACGCACGCCTGGCCGGGCAGTCGGTGACCGTGCGCCACGGCGATCTGGCCGCGGCGGCCCCGAAGGGCCCCTACGACCTGGTGGTCAGCAATCCGCCGTATGTGCCCTCTCCTTCCCCCCTGCTCCCCCGGCGCGGCGCGGCGCGGGCGTGGGACGGCGGTCCGGCCGGGCGGGCGGTCGTGGACCGTGTCTGTGACGCGGCCCCCCAGGCCCTGCGTCCGGGCGGTGTCCTGCTGATGGTGCACTCTGCGCTGTGCGGTGTGGACGCCACACTCGGCCGGCTCACCTGGCTGGGTCTCGACGCCAAGGTCACCGACAGGCGGTTCATCCCGTTCGGGCCCGTCCTGCGCTCCCGCCGGGCATGGCTGCGCCGGCGCAACCTCCTCGGCGACGACGACACCCACGAGGAACTGGTGGTCATCCGTGCCGTACTCCGCTGA
- a CDS encoding DUF6328 family protein — translation MNASNSECDEEPGAGHGDDGRRETESERADRQWTELIQEVRVAQTGVQILFGFLLTVVFTPHFQELGDTDRMIYIVTVILGSTTTGALIGPVSFHRIVSGRRIKPQAVVWASRLTFIGLILLLATLTSALTLVLRVATDNSVVPWLVSGVVAWYVLFWFALPAWARHRHTSAD, via the coding sequence GTGAACGCGTCGAACAGTGAGTGTGATGAGGAGCCCGGGGCCGGGCACGGAGACGACGGTCGCCGCGAGACGGAGAGCGAGCGCGCCGACCGCCAGTGGACCGAGCTGATCCAGGAAGTACGGGTGGCACAGACCGGCGTACAGATCCTGTTCGGCTTCCTCCTCACCGTGGTGTTCACACCACACTTCCAGGAGCTGGGCGACACCGACCGGATGATCTACATCGTGACGGTGATCCTCGGCTCGACCACCACGGGCGCCCTCATCGGCCCCGTCTCCTTCCACCGCATCGTCTCCGGGCGCCGGATCAAGCCGCAGGCAGTGGTGTGGGCGTCCCGTCTGACCTTCATCGGCCTGATCCTGCTCCTCGCCACCCTGACGTCCGCGCTGACCCTGGTGCTGCGGGTCGCCACCGACAACTCCGTGGTGCCCTGGCTGGTCTCCGGTGTCGTCGCCTGGTACGTGCTGTTCTGGTTCGCGCTGCCCGCCTGGGCGAGGCACCGCCACACGTCGGCGGACTGA
- a CDS encoding DUF5133 domain-containing protein codes for MLLAHPAVLEDLVERYKALAVLRADQGSAAARQEFEDIAYSLCVATGTSDVDAALVAASHRLPGARVTDDSLLSA; via the coding sequence GTGCTGCTGGCACACCCCGCCGTGCTGGAAGACCTGGTCGAGCGCTACAAGGCCTTGGCGGTGCTGCGCGCCGACCAGGGAAGCGCCGCAGCCCGCCAGGAGTTCGAGGACATCGCGTACAGCCTGTGCGTGGCCACCGGCACCAGCGATGTCGACGCGGCGCTGGTGGCCGCCAGCCATCGGCTGCCGGGGGCCAGGGTCACGGACGACTCGCTGCTGTCCGCCTGA
- a CDS encoding NADP-dependent succinic semialdehyde dehydrogenase: MPIATVNPATGETLETFEPIAPAEIERRIAAAHAAYGRYRTTGFGERARLLGRAADLLEEDSENVARTMTTEMGKPVKAARAEAAKCVKAMRWYAEHAEELLADEHPAQADVEDSGASRAVVHYRPLGVVLAVMPWNFPLWQVVRFAAPALMAGNVGLLKHASNVPRTALYLEDLFRRAGFPEGCFQTLLVGSDAVETILRDDRVAAATLTGSEPAGRSVASVAGDEIKKTVLELGGSDPYVVLPSADVERAARTAVTARVQNNGQSCIAAKRFIVHTDVYDAFRERFVAGMRELTVGDPLNEETDVGPLSSEQGRDDLEELVDDALGLGATALCGGQRPKEQERGWYYSPTVLADITPRMRIHREETFGPVATLYRVADLDEAVALANDTPFGLSSNVWTRDDADIARCVRDLQAGGVFFNGMTASHPGLPFGGIKRSGYGRELSGHGIREFCNATTVWYGPAE; this comes from the coding sequence ATGCCCATCGCCACGGTCAATCCCGCCACCGGTGAGACGCTCGAGACCTTCGAGCCGATCGCGCCCGCGGAGATCGAGCGCCGGATCGCGGCAGCCCACGCCGCGTACGGCCGCTACCGCACCACCGGCTTCGGGGAACGCGCCCGGCTCCTCGGCCGCGCGGCCGACCTCCTGGAGGAGGACTCAGAAAACGTCGCCCGCACCATGACCACGGAGATGGGCAAGCCCGTCAAGGCGGCCAGGGCCGAGGCGGCCAAGTGCGTCAAGGCCATGCGGTGGTACGCCGAGCACGCGGAGGAACTGCTCGCGGACGAACACCCCGCGCAGGCCGACGTGGAGGACTCCGGCGCGTCCCGGGCCGTCGTCCACTACCGCCCGCTCGGCGTGGTGCTCGCCGTGATGCCGTGGAATTTCCCGCTCTGGCAGGTCGTGCGCTTCGCCGCACCCGCTCTGATGGCGGGCAACGTCGGCCTGCTCAAGCACGCCTCGAACGTGCCGAGGACGGCCCTGTACCTGGAAGACCTCTTCCGCCGGGCCGGATTCCCCGAGGGCTGCTTCCAGACGCTGCTCGTCGGCTCGGACGCCGTCGAGACCATCCTGCGCGACGACCGGGTGGCCGCCGCGACGCTGACCGGCAGCGAGCCCGCCGGCCGCTCGGTGGCGTCCGTCGCGGGCGACGAGATCAAGAAGACCGTCCTGGAACTCGGCGGCAGCGACCCGTACGTGGTGCTGCCGAGCGCCGACGTGGAGCGCGCCGCCCGGACCGCGGTGACCGCCCGCGTGCAGAACAACGGACAGTCCTGCATCGCCGCCAAGCGCTTCATCGTGCACACCGACGTCTACGACGCCTTCCGGGAGCGATTCGTCGCCGGGATGCGGGAGTTGACCGTCGGCGACCCACTGAACGAGGAGACCGACGTCGGCCCGCTCTCCAGCGAGCAGGGGCGGGACGATCTGGAGGAACTCGTCGACGACGCGCTGGGCCTCGGCGCGACCGCGCTGTGCGGCGGGCAGCGCCCCAAGGAGCAGGAACGGGGCTGGTACTACTCCCCCACCGTCCTCGCGGACATCACCCCGCGGATGCGGATCCACCGCGAGGAGACGTTCGGCCCGGTGGCCACGCTCTACCGCGTGGCGGACCTGGACGAGGCGGTGGCACTCGCCAACGACACGCCGTTCGGCCTCAGTTCGAACGTGTGGACCCGCGACGACGCCGACATCGCGCGCTGCGTACGGGACCTCCAGGCGGGCGGCGTCTTCTTCAACGGCATGACGGCCTCCCACCCCGGCCTGCCCTTCGGCGGCATCAAGCGCTCCGGCTATGGACGGGAGCTGTCGGGACACGGCATCCGCGAGTTCTGCAACGCCACGACCGTCTGGTACGGCCCGGCCGAGTAG
- a CDS encoding CBS domain-containing protein, with amino-acid sequence MTTARDIMTPGAECAGAEETVMQAAAKLTELDVGALPICGTDNRLKGVITDRDIVVKVLGKGKDPSKVLVGELAQSEAVTIGADDGVDEIFATLTSHKVRRLPVIDGHSLVGMVALADAARALSDPKAGQLLEALSTD; translated from the coding sequence GTGACCACCGCACGCGACATCATGACTCCGGGCGCCGAATGTGCCGGAGCCGAGGAGACCGTCATGCAGGCGGCCGCCAAGCTCACGGAACTCGACGTCGGGGCGCTGCCCATCTGCGGCACCGACAACCGCCTCAAGGGCGTGATCACCGACCGCGACATCGTGGTGAAGGTCCTCGGCAAGGGCAAGGACCCGTCCAAGGTGCTCGTGGGTGAGCTGGCGCAGAGCGAGGCCGTGACGATCGGCGCGGACGACGGCGTCGACGAGATCTTCGCGACCCTGACGAGCCACAAGGTCCGCCGCCTGCCCGTGATCGACGGGCACTCCCTGGTGGGCATGGTGGCGCTCGCCGACGCGGCCCGCGCGCTCTCCGACCCCAAGGCCGGACAGCTCCTGGAGGCCCTGTCCACCGACTGA
- a CDS encoding DUF1348 family protein, with protein sequence MTTPTRPPVPPFTRESAMEKVRLAEDGWNTRDPGKVALAYSADSRWRNRAEFVAGREAIVAFLSRKWARELDYRLVKELWAHTDHRIAVRFAYEWHDDSGQWYRSYGNENWEFDADGLMRARHACINDLPIQESARLYHWPLGRRPDGHPGLTDLGL encoded by the coding sequence ATGACCACGCCCACCCGGCCCCCCGTACCGCCGTTCACCCGGGAGTCGGCCATGGAGAAGGTCCGCCTCGCCGAGGACGGCTGGAACACCCGTGACCCCGGGAAGGTGGCCCTCGCCTACAGCGCGGACTCCCGCTGGCGCAACCGCGCGGAGTTCGTCGCCGGGCGCGAGGCCATCGTTGCGTTCCTGTCCCGCAAGTGGGCCCGCGAGCTGGACTACCGGCTCGTCAAGGAACTCTGGGCGCACACCGACCACCGCATCGCGGTGCGCTTCGCGTACGAGTGGCACGACGACTCCGGCCAGTGGTACCGCTCGTACGGCAACGAGAACTGGGAGTTCGACGCCGACGGCCTGATGCGCGCACGCCACGCCTGCATCAACGACCTGCCCATCCAGGAGTCGGCCCGCCTGTACCACTGGCCCCTCGGCCGCCGCCCCGACGGCCACCCCGGGCTCACCGACCTCGGTCTGTGA
- a CDS encoding TetR/AcrR family transcriptional regulator, with the protein MDLAEAEARLLDAAEGLFYERGVQVAGMDQVRAASGVSLKRLYQVFPSKSELVRACLDRRDRRWRGRLAAYVEGRPRGEERVLAVYDWLYEWFTEPDFRGCAFINAYGELGAVDPAVADAVRAHKSAFRDYLAGLAASAGVSERTVGPLVLLAEGAMTAAAISGSPEPARQARCGAQQLLAAS; encoded by the coding sequence ATGGATCTCGCGGAAGCCGAAGCCAGGCTCCTCGACGCGGCGGAGGGGCTGTTCTACGAACGCGGCGTCCAGGTCGCCGGCATGGACCAGGTCCGTGCCGCGTCCGGTGTCTCGCTCAAGCGGCTCTATCAGGTCTTCCCGTCGAAATCGGAGCTGGTCAGGGCTTGCCTCGACCGGCGCGACCGCCGCTGGCGGGGCCGCCTCGCCGCCTACGTGGAAGGGCGGCCGCGGGGCGAGGAGCGTGTCCTCGCGGTGTACGACTGGCTGTACGAGTGGTTCACCGAACCGGACTTCCGGGGCTGTGCCTTCATCAACGCCTACGGAGAGCTGGGGGCGGTCGACCCCGCGGTCGCCGACGCCGTCAGGGCGCACAAGAGCGCCTTCCGTGACTACCTCGCCGGCCTGGCGGCCTCCGCAGGGGTCTCCGAGCGGACCGTCGGCCCGCTGGTCCTGCTCGCGGAAGGCGCCATGACGGCCGCCGCGATCTCCGGGTCGCCCGAACCGGCACGTCAAGCCCGGTGCGGTGCGCAGCAGTTGCTGGCCGCGTCGTAA
- a CDS encoding nitroreductase family deazaflavin-dependent oxidoreductase produces MAKTYRMNAGTRVINRVFHTMTRLGIGKGYRYNLTVRGRKSGRSYSTPVDVMSAGEERWLVAAYGVSDWVRNARAAGEVGLSRGGRSRTLGVVELGPEESVPVLRQYWREVPVTRAYFDVTAESSDEEFAAEVARHPVFRLVPRE; encoded by the coding sequence ATGGCGAAGACGTATCGCATGAATGCCGGTACGCGCGTGATCAACCGCGTGTTCCACACGATGACCCGGCTCGGGATCGGCAAGGGGTACCGGTACAACCTGACGGTCCGCGGCAGGAAGAGCGGCCGTTCGTACTCCACGCCGGTCGATGTGATGTCGGCCGGTGAGGAGCGCTGGCTCGTGGCGGCCTACGGGGTGAGCGACTGGGTGCGCAACGCGCGCGCCGCGGGAGAGGTGGGGCTCAGCAGGGGCGGCAGATCGCGGACGCTCGGGGTGGTCGAGCTGGGGCCCGAGGAGAGTGTGCCGGTGCTGCGCCAGTACTGGCGTGAAGTGCCCGTCACCCGCGCCTACTTCGACGTGACCGCCGAGTCGTCGGACGAGGAGTTCGCCGCTGAGGTGGCGCGCCATCCGGTGTTCCGGCTGGTGCCGCGGGAGTGA
- a CDS encoding glycoside hydrolase family 19 protein has protein sequence MIKRITGLVAALAAVGTMIVLGPAAGPASAAECASPWTASTVYTGGKSASHNGHNWTAKWWTQNETPGRSDVWADQGTCGGGTDPGDPDPAGFVVSEAQFNKMFPNRNSFYTYKGLTDALKAYPGFANTGGDTVERREAAAFLANVSHETGGLVHVVEQNQSNYPHYCDKTRPYGCPAGQAAYYGRGPIQLSWNFNYKAAGDALGIDLLNNPYLVEQNPSVAWQTGLWYWNTQSGPGTMTPHHAMVSGAGFGETIRAINGTLECNGGNPAQVQSRIDRYKAFTQILGTTPGSNLSC, from the coding sequence ATGATCAAACGCATCACCGGCCTCGTGGCCGCGCTGGCCGCGGTCGGCACGATGATCGTCCTGGGTCCGGCCGCCGGCCCGGCGTCCGCCGCCGAGTGCGCCTCGCCGTGGACCGCCTCAACCGTCTACACCGGCGGCAAGTCGGCCTCGCACAACGGACACAACTGGACGGCCAAGTGGTGGACCCAGAACGAGACCCCGGGCCGCTCCGACGTCTGGGCGGACCAGGGCACCTGCGGTGGCGGCACGGACCCGGGCGACCCCGATCCGGCCGGATTCGTGGTCAGCGAGGCGCAGTTCAACAAGATGTTCCCGAACCGGAACTCGTTCTACACGTACAAGGGCCTGACCGACGCACTCAAGGCGTATCCGGGCTTCGCCAACACCGGCGGCGACACCGTCGAGCGCCGGGAGGCCGCGGCGTTCCTCGCCAACGTCAGCCACGAGACGGGCGGCCTGGTCCACGTCGTCGAGCAGAACCAGAGCAACTACCCGCACTACTGCGACAAGACCCGGCCCTACGGCTGCCCCGCCGGGCAGGCCGCCTACTACGGCCGCGGCCCGATCCAGCTCAGCTGGAACTTCAACTACAAGGCGGCGGGCGACGCCCTCGGCATCGACCTCCTCAACAACCCGTACCTGGTGGAGCAGAACCCTTCCGTCGCCTGGCAGACGGGCCTTTGGTACTGGAACACCCAGAGCGGCCCGGGCACCATGACCCCGCACCACGCCATGGTCAGCGGCGCCGGTTTCGGTGAGACCATCCGCGCGATCAACGGCACTCTGGAGTGCAACGGCGGCAACCCCGCCCAGGTGCAGAGCCGCATCGACCGCTACAAGGCGTTCACCCAGATCCTGGGCACCACGCCGGGCTCGAACCTGAGCTGCTGA
- a CDS encoding FadR/GntR family transcriptional regulator, whose translation MPLRSAARTNLVDLVIAQMESLISDGEWKVGEKIPAEPLLVEQLAVGRNTVREAVRALVHTGMLEPRQGDGTYVRANSDFGAAVQRRLRRAGVLEAYEVRACLERDAARHAAQRRTQEDLASLRAALAERGQAWESGDTAAFIDADMAFHRTVADAAHNSVLAELYGHLSDALRETLQSVVGAPVADSVRHQFDAHEAIVDAIEARDPQAAEAAVLAHLGEGVAALREQPLDEAETETNNSGAVHE comes from the coding sequence ATGCCGTTGCGCAGCGCCGCGAGGACCAACCTCGTCGACCTGGTCATCGCCCAGATGGAGAGCCTGATCTCCGACGGCGAGTGGAAGGTCGGCGAGAAGATCCCCGCCGAGCCGCTCCTCGTGGAGCAGCTCGCCGTGGGCCGCAACACCGTGCGCGAGGCGGTCCGCGCGCTCGTGCACACGGGCATGCTGGAGCCGCGCCAGGGTGACGGCACCTATGTGCGGGCGAACAGCGACTTCGGCGCGGCCGTCCAGCGCAGACTGCGCAGGGCGGGGGTCCTCGAAGCGTACGAGGTCCGTGCCTGCCTGGAGCGGGACGCCGCCCGCCATGCCGCGCAGCGCCGTACGCAGGAGGACCTCGCGTCACTGCGGGCGGCCCTCGCCGAGCGCGGGCAGGCCTGGGAGAGCGGCGACACGGCGGCGTTCATCGACGCGGACATGGCCTTCCACCGCACCGTCGCCGACGCGGCGCACAACAGCGTCCTCGCCGAGCTGTACGGGCACCTCAGCGACGCCCTGCGCGAGACGCTCCAGTCGGTCGTCGGCGCCCCCGTGGCGGACTCGGTCCGGCACCAGTTCGACGCGCACGAGGCGATCGTCGACGCCATCGAGGCGCGTGACCCCCAGGCCGCCGAGGCCGCGGTGCTCGCACACCTCGGCGAGGGCGTGGCCGCGCTGCGCGAGCAGCCGCTGGACGAGGCCGAAACCGAAACGAACAACTCCGGAGCGGTACATGAGTGA
- a CDS encoding CynX/NimT family MFS transporter → MSETARPTAGATQNGATAPADQGQDPDPAPPAVAGRRALYLALGVVLLALNLRPALVAVSPLADTIRDDSGMSAAATSLLTALPLLCFGLLAPVAPRLGRRFGMERALFGTMALICAGTALRMLDSVVALFAGTLVIGAGIAVANVLLPGLIKRDFPAKAGLMTGLYSMSLFGGAALAAGVTLPVQQAADMNWRTTLACWGALALIALLVWLPRIRSRTRVGAAPARQAAHPVRGLWRSPLAWQVTAYMGLQSLNYYAAAAWLPTVFQDAGMAPGDAGWMLSFSSLLGIAGSFLAPVTVGRRLRSGALATLGAALCALGFGGLLAAPVGGAYLWMTLLGLGQGAAISLALLFIVQRAPDARHAAQLSSMSQCFGYILAATGPTVLGAVHDASHSWTVPLVLLLALLVPQVAVGLGAARDKHVAGVGRAGRAPGPGPGIA, encoded by the coding sequence ATGAGTGAGACGGCACGGCCCACCGCCGGGGCCACCCAGAACGGCGCGACCGCACCGGCGGACCAGGGCCAGGACCCGGACCCGGCCCCGCCCGCGGTCGCCGGGCGCCGCGCCCTCTACCTCGCCCTCGGCGTCGTCCTCCTCGCGCTCAACCTCCGCCCCGCCCTCGTCGCCGTCTCGCCGCTCGCCGACACCATCCGCGACGACAGCGGCATGTCGGCAGCCGCCACCAGTCTGCTCACCGCGCTGCCGCTGCTCTGCTTCGGTCTTCTCGCGCCGGTCGCGCCCCGGCTCGGCCGCCGCTTCGGCATGGAGCGCGCACTGTTCGGCACCATGGCGCTGATCTGCGCGGGCACGGCGCTGCGCATGCTGGACTCGGTCGTCGCGCTCTTCGCGGGCACCCTCGTCATTGGCGCGGGCATCGCCGTCGCCAACGTCCTGCTGCCCGGCCTGATCAAGCGTGACTTCCCCGCGAAGGCCGGCCTCATGACCGGGCTGTACTCGATGTCACTGTTCGGCGGCGCCGCCCTCGCGGCCGGTGTCACGCTGCCCGTGCAGCAGGCCGCCGACATGAACTGGCGCACCACACTGGCCTGTTGGGGCGCGCTCGCGCTCATCGCGCTGCTCGTGTGGCTGCCGCGGATCCGGTCGCGTACGCGCGTCGGCGCGGCGCCGGCCCGGCAGGCGGCGCATCCCGTACGCGGCCTGTGGCGCTCCCCGCTGGCGTGGCAGGTCACCGCGTACATGGGTCTCCAGTCCCTCAACTACTACGCGGCGGCCGCGTGGTTGCCGACCGTGTTCCAGGACGCCGGCATGGCGCCGGGCGACGCGGGCTGGATGCTCTCCTTCTCCTCGCTGCTCGGCATCGCGGGCTCCTTCCTCGCCCCGGTGACCGTCGGGCGGCGGCTGCGCTCCGGCGCCCTCGCCACACTCGGCGCCGCGCTGTGCGCGCTCGGCTTCGGGGGCCTGCTCGCCGCGCCGGTCGGCGGCGCCTACCTCTGGATGACGCTGCTCGGCCTCGGCCAGGGCGCGGCGATCAGCCTGGCGCTGCTGTTCATCGTGCAGCGCGCGCCCGACGCCCGGCACGCCGCCCAGCTCTCCAGCATGTCCCAGTGCTTCGGCTACATCCTCGCCGCGACCGGGCCGACCGTCCTCGGCGCCGTCCACGACGCGTCGCACAGCTGGACCGTGCCGCTCGTCCTCCTGCTCGCCCTGCTCGTGCCGCAGGTCGCGGTGGGCCTCGGGGCGGCCAGGGACAAGCACGTGGCGGGCGTCGGCCGAGCCGGGCGAGCGCCGGGGCCGGGACCTGGCATCGCCTGA